A section of the candidate division WOR-3 bacterium genome encodes:
- the gcvH gene encoding glycine cleavage system protein GcvH — translation MKILPDLFYTATHEWVKLENQKITIGITDFAQNELSDIVFLEYHVSEGDLVKKGDSICTVEAVKTAEDIFSPVEGKIVKINSSLPDNPSLLNKEPYEGGWIAVIEISPDFSPAYLLSSDDYKTVVIESAH, via the coding sequence ATCAAAATTCTGCCGGATCTTTTTTACACAGCCACTCACGAATGGGTAAAGTTGGAAAACCAGAAAATCACCATCGGTATCACAGATTTTGCGCAGAATGAACTATCCGACATTGTATTTCTCGAATACCACGTCTCTGAAGGAGACCTTGTCAAAAAAGGCGATTCAATATGCACCGTTGAAGCTGTCAAAACAGCGGAAGACATATTTTCTCCAGTAGAGGGAAAAATTGTCAAAATCAATTCATCTCTTCCCGACAACCCTTCTTTGCTGAACAAAGAACCTTACGAAGGCGGATGGATAGCAGTCATCGAGATTTCCCCTGACTTCTCCCCCGCTTACCTTCTCAGTTCAGACGACTACAAGACGGTAGTCATTGAAAGCGCTCATTAG
- a CDS encoding 4Fe-4S binding protein, with translation MATTQTLPTVVINASLCKGCGLCIEACPKKCLVFSPDLNEKSYHPAAYTGEGCIGCGICFYACPEPGAIEVYTKDQKE, from the coding sequence ATGGCAACAACTCAAACTCTTCCAACAGTAGTCATAAACGCTTCGCTCTGCAAGGGGTGCGGACTTTGCATCGAAGCCTGCCCCAAAAAATGCCTCGTGTTTTCTCCGGATCTGAACGAAAAGAGCTACCATCCGGCCGCATACACAGGAGAAGGATGCATAGGATGCGGTATTTGTTTTTACGCATGCCCAGAACCCGGAGCTATTGAAGTCTACACGAAAGATCAAAAGGAATAG
- the gcvPA gene encoding aminomethyl-transferring glycine dehydrogenase subunit GcvPA produces the protein MPYIPHTEEDKRQMLKRIGFENFDSLLKDISPELIAPLDFKLPGGLSEMDLKKRIMGLGRTNYDPENTILFAGGGIYDHYIPSAVNHISIRPEFYTAYTPYQPEVSQGTLQVIFEFQSMICELTGMEVSNASMYDGATATAEALIIGSKIKKKKKIVVSKSLNPSVLKVVNTYLSQNYELVTCPLDSKGTTDLEYLRSILNEDVAATAFPYTNFFGLIEPIEEIIGMSTDTGVLSIVYVNPLSLAVLEPPGAFGADFTVGEAQPLGIDISFGGPLLGIFASKKEHIRSMPGRIIGETKDKDGKKGFVMTLQTREQHIKRERATSNICTNQALCALRAAVYMALLGKEGLYNAAISSHQKSAALYSSLKSSKGFEEVFPSSSFFNEFVIKTPVKASVFIDKMLSMDIIAGIDLGRFDANRSDQILVAVTEKRTDDEIALYIESANKVIKEA, from the coding sequence ATGCCTTACATTCCTCACACAGAAGAAGACAAGCGTCAAATGCTGAAAAGAATAGGCTTTGAAAATTTCGATTCACTGCTCAAGGACATCTCACCCGAGCTTATCGCTCCGCTTGATTTCAAACTTCCCGGGGGTCTTTCCGAAATGGACCTTAAAAAACGAATTATGGGATTGGGCAGAACCAATTACGACCCTGAAAATACAATCCTCTTTGCGGGAGGGGGTATTTACGACCACTACATACCTTCGGCGGTAAACCATATTTCAATTCGACCGGAATTTTATACAGCGTATACACCCTATCAACCGGAAGTGAGTCAAGGCACCCTTCAAGTTATCTTTGAATTCCAATCCATGATCTGCGAACTCACCGGCATGGAGGTTTCAAACGCTTCGATGTACGATGGAGCGACAGCGACAGCGGAAGCTCTTATAATCGGTTCAAAAATAAAAAAGAAGAAAAAAATCGTCGTCTCAAAATCCCTAAATCCTTCGGTATTGAAAGTAGTAAACACCTATCTATCTCAAAATTACGAATTAGTCACATGCCCCTTAGACAGCAAAGGGACAACAGACCTGGAGTATCTGCGGTCAATTTTAAACGAAGACGTCGCGGCTACTGCGTTTCCCTACACCAATTTTTTCGGTTTGATAGAGCCAATAGAAGAGATCATCGGCATGTCAACAGATACAGGAGTTCTGTCTATTGTCTACGTCAACCCTCTTTCACTTGCTGTGCTGGAACCGCCGGGAGCTTTCGGCGCTGATTTCACAGTTGGGGAAGCCCAACCCTTGGGAATAGACATCTCTTTCGGGGGACCGCTTCTCGGGATTTTCGCCTCTAAAAAAGAGCACATTAGAAGCATGCCGGGCAGAATCATCGGTGAGACTAAAGACAAAGACGGTAAAAAGGGATTCGTGATGACTCTTCAAACCAGAGAACAGCATATTAAAAGAGAAAGGGCTACGAGTAATATCTGCACAAACCAAGCTCTTTGCGCCCTGAGAGCCGCAGTCTATATGGCTCTGCTCGGTAAAGAAGGCCTCTACAACGCCGCAATATCATCTCACCAAAAATCTGCTGCCCTTTACTCATCTCTCAAATCTTCCAAAGGATTCGAAGAGGTTTTCCCCTCGTCTTCTTTTTTCAACGAGTTCGTGATCAAAACACCTGTAAAAGCGTCGGTTTTCATAGACAAGATGCTTTCAATGGATATTATAGCCGGAATAGACCTCGGACGTTTTGACGCCAATAGATCCGATCAAATTCTCGTCGCCGTCACGGAGAAAAGGACAGACGATGAAATTGCTCTATACATAGAATCAGCAAATAAAGTGATTAAGGAGGCTTAA